The Gemmatimonadales bacterium genome includes the window ATCCGGGTCCGCGCGGGCGAGCCGGTGCAGCTCGATTTCCATCGAACTGACCGATCCTCCTGCACCGAAGAAGTGGTGCTGCCCGAGTTCGGGATCCGGCGCTTTCTCCCCACCGGCCAGACCACGAGCGTCGAGTTCACCCCGCGCGCGCCCGGGAGCTACGGCTTCGAGTGCGGCATGGGGATGGTGCGAGGAAAGATCATCGCGGAGGAGGCGGAGAGCTGAGCATGGCGGAAACGTGCGAGATCCCCGTCGGCGGGATGACGTGCGCGGCGTGCAGCGCCCGGGTGCAGCGCACCCTCGAAAAGACGCCGGGCGTCGAGCGCGCGGCCGTCAACCTGATGACGGGCACGGCGCGGGTGGACTACGACCCCAGGGCGGTGTCGCCCGAGCGGTTGGTCGAGACGATTCGGGGCACCGGCTACGGCGCCGAGCTGCCCCGCCCCGAGGCGAGCATCGAGTCGCTCATGGAAGCGCAGGATGCGGAGCGCGCCGGGGAGACGGCCGACCTCAGACTCAAGTTCTGGGTCACGATCGCCATCGCCGTGCTGGCGGCCGGCATGGGCATGCCCCTCATGGAAAACCAGAGCGGGCCCTCGGCCGAGCTGGGCCGCTGGTTCCTCCTGGCGCTCACGCTGCCCGTGGTGTTCTGGAGCGGCCGGCACTTCTACACCCGTGCGTGGGCGGCGTTCCGGCACCACAGCGCGGACATGAACACGCTCATTGCGGTCGGGACCGGAGCCGCGTTCGTCTTCAGCGTCTTCATGACGGTGGGGGCGGAGTGGGTGCGCGCCCGCGGGCTCGTGCCTCACGTGTACTTCGAGGTCGTGATGTGGGTGGTGGCGCTCATTCTCCTGGGCAACCTGCTCGAGGCGCGCGCCAAGGGCCGCACCTCGGATGCGATCCGGCGGCTCATCGGACTCCGGCCCGATACCGCGCGGGTGGTGCGCGGCGGCGCCGAGCTGGAGGTGCCGCTGGCCGACGTGCGGGTTGGAGATGAGCTCCTGGTCCGGCCCGGCGAGCGGATCCCGACGGACGGCGTCGTGCTCGACGGCACCAGCACGGTGGATGAATCGATGCTCACCGGCGAGCCGCTGCCGGTGGCGAAGTCCGCCGGGAGCGAGGTCACCGGGGCCACGATCAACCGGAACGGGGCGCTCCGCATCCGCGCATCTCGCGTGGGCGCCGACACGGTGCTGTCGCGCATCATCCGCCTCGTGCGCGAGGCGCAGGGCTCCAAGGCCCCCATCCAGCGCCTCGCCGACCGGATCTCGGCGGTGTTCGTCCCCGTGGTGATCTCGATCGCGATTGCCACGTTCGTCATCTGGTTCGACTTGGGCCCGGCACCTCGGCACCTGCACGCGCTCGTTGCGGCGGTCACGGTGCTCATCATCGCCTGCCCATGCGCCATGGGGCTCGCGACACCGACCGCGGTGATGGTCTCCACCGGCCGAGGCGCCGAGCTCGGCGTGCTCATCCGCGGCGGCGAAGCGCTGCAGCGCACTGGGGACGTCGACCTGGTGGTGCTGGACAAGACCGGCACGATTACGGAAGGCGGGCCGGCGGTGACCCGAATCGAGCTGGACGACGAAGGGCTCCGGCTCGCGGCGTCGCTGGAGCAATTGAGCGAGCACCCGCTGGCTGAAGCAATCGTCGCCGCGGCGCGCAAACGCGGGCTCGCCCTGGAGGACCCGGAGCGGTTTGCGGCCGAGCCGGGGCGAGGGGTTGTGGGACGGGTTGCGGGGCACGATGTGGTGCTGGGCAACCGGTCGCTTGCGGAGGAGCACGCGAAGGCCGCGCGGTCGATCGAGGAGACGGCCGCGGAGCTGACCCCGCTCGACGTGCACGCCGCCGCGATGGCGGAGGATGGAGCGACACCGGTCTACGTCGCGGTGGATGGCCGGCTGGCGGGAGTCGTGGCGATCGCGGACCCGATCCGGCCCACGAGCCGCGATGCCGTGGCGCGGCTTCGCGGCATGGGGCTCGCCGTGGTCATGCTCACCGGCGACGACCGCCGCACTGCCGACGCCGTCGCCCGCCAGGTCGGTATCGACCGGGTCGTGGCCGAGGTGCTGCCGGACCGGAAGCTGGCGGAGGTGGAGCGGCTCCGCGCCAAAGGCAACGTCGTGGCGATGGTGGGCGACGGGCTCAACGACGCCCCGGCACTCGCGGGCGCGGACGTGGGCATCGCCATCGGCACGGGGACCGATGTCGCGATGGAGACCAGCGCCGTCACGCTCATGCGCGGCGATCTGGGCGGCGTGGCGGATGCGGTGGCGCTCTCGCGCCGGACTCTGCGGGTGATGAAGCAGAATCTTTTCTGGGCGTTCATCTACAACGTGATCGGCATTCCGATCGCGGCGGGCGTGCTATACCCGGCCTTCGGCGTACAGCTCACGCCGGCGTTCGCGGCCGCGGCGATGGCGGTGAGCAGCGTGAGTGTCGTGACCAACAGCCTGAGACTGAGGAGCTGAGCGATGTCGGACTCGACGATCCCGGCGTGTCCCTGCGCGGCGGACCTCCGCCCGGGCGATGGCACGCACGCCGTGGCACTCGATCCGGACGTGAAGCAGTCGGTGCTCACTCGGCTGCGCCGGATCGAGGGGCAGGTGCGTGGGCTCCAGCGGATGGTGGAGGAGGAGCGCTACTGCGCCGACGTGTTGACCCAGGTGTCGAGCGTGCAGGAGGCGCTCCGCGGCGCCGGCCGCGCGCTCCTGCACAATCACCTGCGCCACTGCGCGAGCACGGCCATCCGCTCGGGCGAGCCGGAACGCGCGGAGGCAATGTACGAGGAGTTGCTGGATCTGGTGTATCGGAACGCGCGGTAGGGCGGCTGCACGTGTAGACCGGCGGACAGCACAGCGCTGGCGCCGCTTCCGGTGCGTCTTGGATGGGGTCGAATAGCGGCGGAGCAGGCCGGCCCGGAAAGCTACAGGCCTGTGAGGTGAGACGCGAGGGCGTGGTCGAGCTCGAGCGCGACGGCCAGAGCCGTAGCACCTATCGCCAGATCGTGCAGATCTCTGCATAGAGCGGCGCCAAGCACTGGGCCGAGCAGACCTTCGAGCGTCTCGCGCGTGACCACGTATCCGTAGCGGCGCACGCGCGAGATCGCGACCCGAGAGGTCACGAGTTATCTGCAAGGTCTCTGACAATGAGTTGCAAGCGGACGGCCGGACGATCACGTCCCCGGCCTCACGCTGCAGAACTGGACGGCGGACTCGGCCTGAGCACCCGGCCGCTCGTCGCTTCCTCCTGCGCCCGCGCGCGCCGCATGTCCGATCCCACCGTACGCGCGGCGGCGAGCATCAGGATCCCGCCCACCACCGCCACCGCCGGCAGCAGGAACACCGCCCGCTCGATCCCGAATCGATCCGAGAGCGCGCCAATGAGCGGAAACGAAATCGTGTCGCCCGCGAGGTGAATGAACAGAAGATACGCCCCCACAACGGTCGCGCTGATCCGCGCCGGCACCACGTCGAAAATGACGGCGGTGATC containing:
- a CDS encoding heavy metal translocating P-type ATPase; translation: MAETCEIPVGGMTCAACSARVQRTLEKTPGVERAAVNLMTGTARVDYDPRAVSPERLVETIRGTGYGAELPRPEASIESLMEAQDAERAGETADLRLKFWVTIAIAVLAAGMGMPLMENQSGPSAELGRWFLLALTLPVVFWSGRHFYTRAWAAFRHHSADMNTLIAVGTGAAFVFSVFMTVGAEWVRARGLVPHVYFEVVMWVVALILLGNLLEARAKGRTSDAIRRLIGLRPDTARVVRGGAELEVPLADVRVGDELLVRPGERIPTDGVVLDGTSTVDESMLTGEPLPVAKSAGSEVTGATINRNGALRIRASRVGADTVLSRIIRLVREAQGSKAPIQRLADRISAVFVPVVISIAIATFVIWFDLGPAPRHLHALVAAVTVLIIACPCAMGLATPTAVMVSTGRGAELGVLIRGGEALQRTGDVDLVVLDKTGTITEGGPAVTRIELDDEGLRLAASLEQLSEHPLAEAIVAAARKRGLALEDPERFAAEPGRGVVGRVAGHDVVLGNRSLAEEHAKAARSIEETAAELTPLDVHAAAMAEDGATPVYVAVDGRLAGVVAIADPIRPTSRDAVARLRGMGLAVVMLTGDDRRTADAVARQVGIDRVVAEVLPDRKLAEVERLRAKGNVVAMVGDGLNDAPALAGADVGIAIGTGTDVAMETSAVTLMRGDLGGVADAVALSRRTLRVMKQNLFWAFIYNVIGIPIAAGVLYPAFGVQLTPAFAAAAMAVSSVSVVTNSLRLRS
- a CDS encoding cupredoxin domain-containing protein, coding for MTTAELVVTFAGLAAILWVNWYFLLAGEAAAAGSAAGPQRFRIEVNNSYSPSAIRVRAGEPVQLDFHRTDRSSCTEEVVLPEFGIRRFLPTGQTTSVEFTPRAPGSYGFECGMGMVRGKIIAEEAES
- a CDS encoding metal-sensitive transcriptional regulator, producing MSDSTIPACPCAADLRPGDGTHAVALDPDVKQSVLTRLRRIEGQVRGLQRMVEEERYCADVLTQVSSVQEALRGAGRALLHNHLRHCASTAIRSGEPERAEAMYEELLDLVYRNAR